In Deltaproteobacteria bacterium, the following proteins share a genomic window:
- a CDS encoding branched-chain amino acid ABC transporter substrate-binding protein yields the protein MRRKTWSFLKVGLSLAVFSIFFVTAALGAPLKVGIVETLSGPQASTGLKCLAAVKYVLNAFNAAGGWGGAPVQLLEYDSQGNPAGAADKVKAAIADGVQIIFQGSSSAIGGQVSDDVRKHNLRNPGNEIIYHNLGAQAMEFTGKRNHFYHFRYSPNAEIYVKALVSAMKKAGVLGKRVYSMNQNYSWGQDVQKAILDYASQGGYQVVGATLHDVNKIQDFAPYVAKIKDSNAETVITGNWSNDLLLLMKGVHAANLKVRFATIFLDQPGNIGNAGEVALGYYLANGFNAEGGGKEGEKFAGDYKAKTGHYPDFVEPPIVFGMQMLCEALKKVKPEGGKLNTTTLVKAIEAVQITTPVGKWRMRAEDHQVLLPIVLSVVSKDAKYKVDDTDMGFKPVKVLTADEAACPVQADNAMQRPK from the coding sequence ATGAGGAGAAAAACATGGAGTTTCTTGAAGGTTGGGTTGTCGCTGGCAGTGTTTAGTATTTTCTTTGTCACCGCCGCATTAGGGGCACCGCTCAAAGTGGGAATAGTCGAAACACTCAGCGGCCCCCAGGCTTCAACCGGCTTGAAATGCCTCGCGGCTGTCAAGTATGTGTTAAACGCTTTTAATGCCGCCGGCGGCTGGGGTGGGGCGCCGGTCCAACTGCTTGAATATGACAGTCAAGGCAATCCGGCTGGCGCGGCTGATAAAGTAAAGGCGGCCATTGCCGACGGGGTTCAAATAATTTTCCAAGGATCATCATCGGCTATAGGTGGACAGGTTTCGGATGATGTGCGCAAACATAATCTGCGTAATCCCGGCAACGAGATTATCTATCATAACTTAGGCGCCCAGGCAATGGAGTTTACCGGTAAGAGAAATCATTTTTACCACTTTCGGTATTCCCCCAACGCGGAAATCTACGTGAAGGCACTGGTGTCGGCCATGAAGAAAGCCGGTGTTCTTGGGAAGCGAGTCTATTCCATGAACCAGAACTATTCGTGGGGTCAGGATGTGCAAAAGGCTATTCTTGATTACGCTTCCCAGGGGGGCTACCAGGTGGTGGGGGCGACGCTCCATGACGTGAATAAGATTCAGGATTTTGCCCCATATGTAGCCAAGATCAAAGATTCCAATGCAGAAACAGTCATTACGGGAAATTGGTCCAATGATTTATTGCTGTTGATGAAGGGTGTCCATGCAGCCAATCTGAAAGTCCGTTTTGCAACGATCTTCCTCGATCAGCCCGGCAATATAGGCAATGCCGGTGAGGTGGCCCTCGGCTACTATCTCGCCAATGGTTTCAATGCCGAAGGCGGGGGGAAAGAAGGGGAAAAATTTGCCGGGGATTACAAGGCGAAAACAGGCCACTATCCGGATTTTGTCGAGCCACCAATAGTCTTTGGTATGCAAATGCTCTGTGAGGCTTTGAAGAAGGTAAAACCTGAGGGAGGTAAGCTGAACACCACTACCCTGGTCAAGGCGATTGAAGCTGTTCAGATCACTACTCCTGTCGGAAAATGGAGGATGCGCGCCGAGGATCACCAAGTCCTGTTGCCCATTGTCTTATCCGTAGTGTCTAAGGATGCCAAGTATAAAGTTGATGATACCGACATGGGCTTTAAGCCAGTCAAAGTACTAACCGCCGATGAGGCAGCCTGTCCGGTGCAGGCCGACAACGCTATGCAACGGCCTAAATGA
- a CDS encoding branched-chain amino acid ABC transporter permease encodes MDYFVTSLLNGTIYGLLLFMVSAGLTLIFGMMGVLNFAHASFYMVGAYFAYTLQKPLGFWPAIVVATLLVGGVGSITERYFLRRVHRYGHAHELLLTFGLSFIIAELIKMFYGNYPVDYRLPKFLDFAAFNLFGSDYPVYRLIMGGIAIGMFIIIYLLLTLTRVGIVVRSAIYKPRMAEALGHNVPLVFMGVFGMGAALAALAGAVAGPFYTTNPNMALELGVLVFVVVVVGGLGSLEGALLASLLIGLVTSFAVGIDLSLSDFFALFGARAWAEKMGDLMTLKISSLAATIPYLFMLIILLVRPSGLMGEKE; translated from the coding sequence ATGGACTATTTTGTCACTTCCTTGCTCAACGGGACTATTTACGGCTTATTACTGTTCATGGTCTCGGCCGGCTTGACCCTTATTTTCGGCATGATGGGGGTTCTTAACTTCGCCCATGCCTCTTTTTACATGGTAGGGGCCTATTTCGCTTATACCCTGCAAAAACCTCTGGGGTTCTGGCCGGCCATCGTGGTAGCAACGCTTCTGGTTGGAGGGGTCGGGAGTATCACCGAGCGCTATTTTCTCCGGCGGGTGCATCGATACGGACACGCCCATGAGTTACTGTTGACCTTCGGGCTGTCTTTTATTATCGCCGAACTGATCAAAATGTTTTATGGCAATTATCCGGTGGATTACCGGCTGCCGAAATTCCTGGATTTTGCCGCCTTTAATCTATTCGGTTCCGATTATCCGGTTTACCGGCTTATCATGGGGGGTATCGCCATAGGAATGTTTATTATTATTTATCTATTACTCACTCTGACACGGGTCGGAATCGTAGTCCGCTCGGCCATCTATAAGCCCCGTATGGCCGAGGCCCTCGGTCACAATGTGCCCCTGGTCTTTATGGGTGTCTTCGGTATGGGGGCGGCTTTGGCCGCCCTGGCCGGTGCCGTGGCCGGTCCCTTTTATACCACCAATCCCAATATGGCTCTGGAACTCGGTGTTCTGGTATTTGTAGTAGTGGTAGTCGGAGGCCTGGGTTCCCTGGAAGGGGCTCTTCTGGCCTCTCTCCTCATCGGACTGGTTACTTCCTTTGCCGTTGGTATCGATCTTAGTCTGTCTGACTTTTTTGCCCTTTTTGGGGCCCGGGCCTGGGCTGAAAAGATGGGGGACCTGATGACGCTTAAAATTTCCAGTCTGGCGGCAACCATCCCCTATCTGTTTATGCTGATCATATTACTGGTTCGCCCCTCCGGCCTGATGGGGGAAAAAGAATGA
- a CDS encoding branched-chain amino acid ABC transporter permease, whose protein sequence is MIKKSSRWLITAAVVLLSVMPLVLSQSLINAAIQMLIALLFACAFNLLCGQGGMLSFGHSAYFGVGAFTTIHIMSDIGGKGLLPTPLLPLAGMCGGFLFGLAAGWFSTKRTGVYFSMITLAIAELLHAISSQLKGLFGGEAGISVMRAPAWGLSFGNATQMYYLTLGWVLLSLVMLYFYTGTPVGRLTLAVRENSHRLRFLGYKVHTLKVLAFAVSAMFVGVAGSLQAINNEACNYVIFDLRLSAEVVLNTYIGGVNVFLGPALGAAVMTFFGYAVSDLTRSWLLYQGVLFVLVMLFMPTGLAGLMQWWMEARRNHSFVALLPILALSLLSALLLIVGSVFMVEMTQRIFSQDYQSLLRVAQSSAWPPVSLFGRQWPPGSLLTWSAPLLCLICGLFMVKMTRKQWFILKENNSDPEGAAIQDSEVGKASSQPNRLLVDEE, encoded by the coding sequence ATGATAAAGAAATCGTCACGTTGGTTGATTACCGCCGCGGTCGTTCTTTTGAGCGTAATGCCTCTTGTTTTGTCCCAGTCGCTGATCAATGCGGCCATACAGATGTTGATCGCCTTGTTGTTCGCCTGCGCTTTCAACTTGCTTTGCGGCCAGGGGGGGATGCTCTCTTTTGGTCATTCGGCTTATTTTGGTGTGGGGGCTTTTACCACCATACATATAATGAGTGACATAGGGGGGAAAGGCCTTTTGCCTACACCGCTGCTGCCCCTGGCAGGCATGTGCGGAGGGTTCCTTTTCGGTCTGGCCGCCGGCTGGTTTTCCACCAAGAGGACCGGGGTCTACTTCTCGATGATCACCCTGGCCATTGCAGAGTTGTTGCATGCTATCTCTTCCCAACTCAAGGGGTTGTTCGGCGGTGAGGCTGGCATTTCGGTCATGCGGGCGCCGGCCTGGGGTTTGAGCTTCGGCAATGCCACCCAGATGTATTATCTGACTCTCGGATGGGTGCTCCTCTCGCTTGTCATGCTTTATTTTTATACCGGCACCCCGGTCGGCCGGCTCACCCTGGCGGTCCGTGAAAATTCCCACCGCCTGAGATTCCTGGGTTATAAAGTGCACACTTTAAAGGTTCTGGCTTTTGCCGTCTCGGCCATGTTTGTCGGTGTCGCCGGGAGCCTGCAGGCCATCAACAACGAGGCCTGCAACTATGTGATCTTTGATCTGCGTCTCTCCGCAGAGGTGGTGCTCAATACCTATATCGGTGGAGTCAATGTTTTTCTCGGACCGGCTTTGGGTGCGGCGGTGATGACCTTTTTCGGCTATGCCGTCTCCGACCTGACCCGGTCATGGCTCTTGTATCAGGGGGTTTTGTTTGTCCTAGTGATGTTATTCATGCCGACGGGGCTTGCCGGTCTGATGCAGTGGTGGATGGAGGCCCGTCGAAATCATTCTTTTGTGGCGTTATTGCCGATTCTGGCCCTTTCCCTCCTGTCCGCCCTGCTGCTTATCGTGGGGAGCGTGTTCATGGTGGAAATGACCCAGCGCATATTCTCCCAGGATTATCAATCCCTGTTGAGGGTGGCCCAATCGAGCGCCTGGCCGCCGGTGTCCCTTTTCGGCCGCCAGTGGCCGCCGGGGTCTTTGTTGACCTGGTCAGCGCCCCTGCTGTGCCTGATCTGCGGTTTATTCATGGTGAAAATGACGCGAAAGCAATGGTTCATCCTGAAGGAGAACAATTCGGATCCTGAAGGGGCGGCTATCCAGGATAGCGAGGTCGGAAAAGCTTCAAGTCAGCCGAACCGCCTTCTCGTTGATGAGGAATGA
- a CDS encoding ABC transporter ATP-binding protein — protein MNTSILSLHNVHKSFGEALILNGVNLELFPGERHAVIGPNGAGKSTLFHLISGQYSPDQGEILLKGRPIQGLAPQKINHLGLARSFQITNIFPRLTVYENLRIAVMQRFGLQYTLWKRISGIASVSEKTEHLMELLRLSPRRGTPAGELSYSEQRSLEIGMTLASDPEIILLDEPMAGMSREETDYTITLIRELTKNHSLFIVEHDMDVVFSLSDRISVLVYGTIIATGTPDEIRNNNKVREAYLGQEAGR, from the coding sequence ATGAACACTTCGATACTTTCTTTGCACAACGTGCATAAATCATTTGGCGAGGCCCTTATTCTGAACGGCGTTAATCTGGAACTTTTCCCGGGGGAGCGCCACGCCGTGATCGGTCCGAACGGCGCCGGCAAATCGACCTTGTTTCACCTGATTTCCGGCCAGTATTCCCCTGACCAAGGAGAGATTTTATTAAAAGGCCGCCCGATTCAAGGGCTGGCACCCCAAAAAATCAATCATCTGGGACTGGCCCGTTCTTTTCAGATTACCAATATCTTTCCCCGGCTTACCGTGTATGAGAACCTGAGGATTGCGGTTATGCAACGTTTCGGCCTGCAATACACGCTGTGGAAACGGATCTCCGGGATCGCTTCCGTCAGTGAAAAAACCGAACATCTTATGGAACTCCTGCGGTTAAGCCCCCGCCGGGGGACGCCGGCCGGGGAATTATCCTATTCGGAGCAGCGCTCGCTGGAGATCGGTATGACCCTGGCCTCAGACCCGGAGATCATTTTACTCGACGAACCCATGGCGGGTATGTCCCGGGAAGAAACCGACTATACCATCACACTCATCCGCGAGTTGACGAAAAACCATTCCTTATTTATTGTAGAGCACGATATGGATGTAGTCTTCTCTCTGAGCGATAGAATCAGCGTGTTGGTCTATGGTACCATCATCGCTACCGGAACGCCTGATGAAATTCGCAACAACAACAAAGTACGGGAGGCCTATCTGGGCCAGGAGGCGGGCCGATGA
- a CDS encoding ABC transporter ATP-binding protein — protein MNGRSNSSLLTVHDLHAHYGKSHILRGVDFQVGAGEIVSLLGRNGSGRSTTLKSIMGLVVPSAGKISLRGKDLTGARSFTICRAGIGYVPEEREIFTNLTVDENLRMGEQPPAEGASAWTVEQMFDYFPNLRERRKTKAGNISGGEQQMLTICRSLLGNPKVLLIDEPTEGLAPLTVSIVEEAIRDIHLRGVSIVLVEQKLAIALKVSSHVCVMGHGQIVFEGTPEELINNPDLLKKWLAV, from the coding sequence ATGAATGGAAGATCGAATTCCTCTTTGCTAACCGTTCACGACCTGCACGCTCACTATGGGAAAAGCCATATTTTGCGGGGGGTGGATTTTCAAGTGGGAGCCGGTGAGATCGTCAGCCTTCTCGGTCGCAACGGGTCGGGACGTTCCACAACTCTCAAATCGATCATGGGGCTGGTAGTGCCTTCCGCGGGCAAAATCTCGTTGAGGGGGAAAGATCTGACCGGTGCGAGGTCATTCACCATATGCCGTGCCGGCATCGGCTATGTGCCCGAGGAACGGGAGATATTTACCAATCTGACCGTGGACGAGAACCTGCGTATGGGTGAACAGCCCCCCGCTGAAGGAGCCTCGGCCTGGACCGTCGAACAGATGTTTGATTACTTTCCTAATCTGAGAGAGCGCCGCAAAACGAAGGCCGGTAACATTTCCGGTGGAGAGCAGCAGATGCTGACCATTTGCCGTTCCTTGTTGGGAAATCCAAAGGTACTTTTAATCGATGAGCCGACGGAGGGCCTGGCACCGCTAACCGTTTCCATAGTCGAAGAAGCCATCCGGGACATCCACCTACGCGGCGTTTCCATTGTCCTGGTGGAGCAGAAACTGGCCATCGCTCTTAAGGTTTCAAGCCATGTCTGCGTCATGGGCCATGGTCAAATTGTTTTCGAGGGCACACCCGAAGAGCTGATTAACAATCCGGACCTATTAAAAAAATGGCTGGCGGTCTGA
- a CDS encoding VOC family protein yields the protein MEINWHHVAISVKDLNKALTFYCNLLGFEVDWDRDHYSGEQMSRVVGLSGADAHVVMHKGHGTRLELFQYYTPEGEDGRPIRQCDFGLTHFALSVKNIHALYERLLEAGVEFNCPPQNLRPGVWATYMKDHEGVTIELVQYD from the coding sequence ATGGAAATAAACTGGCATCACGTGGCAATTTCGGTAAAAGACCTAAACAAAGCACTTACGTTTTACTGCAACCTTTTGGGATTCGAAGTGGATTGGGACAGGGACCACTACAGTGGTGAGCAGATGTCCAGGGTGGTCGGCCTTTCCGGCGCCGATGCCCATGTGGTGATGCACAAGGGCCACGGCACCCGCCTGGAGCTTTTCCAATATTATACACCGGAGGGGGAAGATGGCCGGCCGATACGCCAGTGCGATTTTGGGCTGACCCATTTTGCCCTTTCCGTTAAAAATATTCACGCCCTTTACGAACGACTCTTGGAAGCCGGGGTCGAGTTCAATTGTCCGCCACAAAATCTTCGTCCAGGGGTCTGGGCGACCTACATGAAGGATCATGAAGGTGTGACTATAGAATTGGTGCAATATGATTAA
- a CDS encoding SDR family oxidoreductase: protein MMRCEGKVAIVTGGGCGIGLAIALALAKEGAKVAVWDVKEPEATQAADKINLGGYLAMAIKVDVSAGPEVKSAVRQVLDNWGRIDILVNNAGICQVAPIEEITETDWDRVLAVNLKGTFLCSQAVMGVMKRQKSGKIINLGSVSGKVGGIAVGSHYSASKAAVMCFTKSLARELAPFNVNVNAIAPGIIETDMTQGITGGNWDNYLSMIPLGRVGTVDEVAKVALFLASDESSYLTGEIIDVNGGQFMD from the coding sequence ATGATGAGATGTGAAGGAAAAGTGGCAATCGTTACCGGCGGCGGATGCGGGATTGGCTTGGCTATTGCGCTGGCCTTGGCTAAGGAAGGAGCAAAAGTTGCTGTCTGGGATGTAAAGGAACCGGAAGCAACGCAAGCCGCTGACAAAATAAATTTAGGCGGTTATTTGGCAATGGCTATAAAAGTGGATGTATCTGCCGGCCCTGAGGTGAAGTCGGCCGTCCGGCAAGTGCTTGATAATTGGGGCCGGATCGATATCTTAGTCAATAATGCCGGCATCTGCCAGGTGGCACCCATCGAGGAGATCACAGAAACAGACTGGGACCGGGTATTGGCGGTCAATCTCAAGGGCACCTTTCTCTGCTCCCAGGCTGTGATGGGCGTAATGAAGCGCCAAAAAAGTGGTAAGATCATTAACCTGGGATCGGTCTCCGGTAAGGTAGGCGGCATTGCCGTGGGCTCACATTATTCCGCCTCAAAAGCGGCGGTGATGTGCTTTACCAAGTCTCTTGCACGGGAACTGGCTCCATTCAATGTTAATGTAAATGCCATAGCGCCTGGGATAATCGAGACCGATATGACTCAGGGCATTACCGGTGGTAACTGGGACAATTACCTTTCGATGATCCCCTTGGGCCGTGTGGGAACAGTCGACGAAGTAGCCAAGGTGGCCCTGTTTCTGGCATCGGACGAATCCAGCTATCTGACCGGCGAGATCATTGATGTAAACGGCGGTCAGTTTATGGATTGA
- a CDS encoding alpha/beta hydrolase, giving the protein MPDNLILDPRWFSPDSFDQEIAEFNESIHKILSELPPTYTQTPQALRDARERGEGLWPMRRLEEVEDRSIPGPAGDIPLRVYVPNRVRGVYLHIHGGGFMFGRPYQYDEPCVRIAKACQVVSISVDYRLAPEHPFPAGLDDCEASALWAIRHMKAEFGVDLILIGGESAGANLSVATLLRMRDRHGYMDFAGANLIYGVYLLSGTPSCRIWGEERKLILTSRTMEWFNENYAPRKQWDNPEASPLFADLKSLPPALFTIGTMDPLLDDSLFMSSRWTAAGNKAVLAVYPGGIHAFNLFPSGLAEKANDRMADFIRGIVDFEIGPSADLENRKGDSIESS; this is encoded by the coding sequence ATGCCTGACAATCTAATTCTTGATCCAAGATGGTTCAGCCCCGACTCTTTTGACCAGGAAATCGCTGAGTTTAATGAAAGCATCCATAAAATCCTTTCAGAACTTCCACCCACCTACACCCAGACACCGCAAGCCTTACGGGATGCCCGGGAACGGGGAGAGGGCTTATGGCCCATGCGACGCCTTGAAGAAGTTGAGGATAGGTCCATCCCTGGACCGGCAGGCGATATTCCTTTGCGTGTCTATGTCCCGAACAGGGTTAGGGGCGTTTATCTGCATATCCATGGCGGGGGGTTCATGTTCGGCCGGCCCTATCAATACGACGAACCTTGCGTTAGAATCGCCAAAGCCTGTCAAGTGGTATCGATCAGCGTCGATTATCGACTGGCCCCTGAACATCCCTTTCCTGCCGGCCTCGATGACTGCGAAGCCTCTGCCCTTTGGGCCATCAGGCACATGAAGGCCGAGTTTGGGGTGGATCTGATCCTGATCGGAGGAGAATCCGCCGGAGCTAATCTCAGTGTGGCCACATTGCTGAGGATGAGAGATCGTCATGGCTATATGGATTTTGCAGGTGCGAACTTGATCTATGGGGTCTATCTTTTATCCGGAACTCCCAGTTGCAGGATATGGGGGGAAGAGAGAAAGTTGATTCTAACCTCAAGGACTATGGAATGGTTTAATGAGAATTATGCACCCCGGAAGCAATGGGACAATCCCGAGGCATCACCGCTTTTTGCGGACCTGAAGAGTCTGCCCCCGGCCCTTTTCACTATCGGCACCATGGATCCCCTTCTCGACGATTCCCTGTTTATGTCTTCCCGTTGGACGGCTGCGGGCAATAAAGCCGTTCTGGCCGTATACCCTGGAGGTATCCATGCTTTTAATTTATTTCCCTCTGGATTGGCTGAAAAGGCTAACGATCGTATGGCGGATTTTATAAGGGGAATTGTTGATTTCGAGATTGGACCATCTGCGGATTTAGAAAATCGTAAAGGAGATTCCATTGAAAGCTCTTAG
- a CDS encoding zinc-binding dehydrogenase, whose amino-acid sequence MKALRKTAQGAGYVELTEIPEPEIGEGQVLIKVERAGICGTDLHILHGFFSKTRPPVTMGHEFAGVVAKAGSAVTGWLPGDRVAVESKSSSCGKCRYCLSGMTNLCSERLAFGYSLDGGFASLVAVRSTALHRLPDETTFQEGALCEPLACAVHAVFEIAMIKPNDLVLITGPGPIGLLMVLVAKAAGARVIITGTEKDQERLDLAVGIGADYVVRVDRTNLFDLVMDLTGGLGVDTAIECSGVSAAISDCLACVARRGQIVQMGLSGRPVETVMDHLALKEITLKGSFGHNHETWNKVIDLLEKKRIDLKPLVSGEFPLDNWQEAFRLSEEGKGIKYLLYPAD is encoded by the coding sequence TTGAAAGCTCTTAGAAAAACAGCCCAGGGCGCTGGTTATGTTGAGTTGACAGAGATCCCCGAACCGGAGATTGGGGAAGGTCAGGTTTTGATAAAAGTCGAAAGGGCCGGTATTTGTGGAACAGATCTGCACATCTTACACGGCTTTTTTTCAAAAACGAGACCTCCGGTCACCATGGGGCATGAGTTTGCCGGAGTGGTCGCCAAAGCAGGATCGGCCGTAACGGGTTGGCTTCCGGGAGACCGGGTTGCCGTGGAAAGTAAGTCCTCATCCTGCGGAAAGTGCCGATATTGCCTTTCCGGGATGACGAACTTATGTTCGGAAAGGCTGGCCTTTGGCTACAGCCTGGATGGCGGATTCGCCTCTCTGGTAGCGGTCCGATCCACCGCCCTTCATCGTTTGCCGGATGAAACGACTTTTCAGGAAGGCGCACTTTGCGAGCCCCTGGCCTGTGCCGTCCATGCGGTATTTGAAATTGCCATGATCAAACCCAATGATCTGGTGTTAATCACCGGTCCTGGTCCGATCGGGTTATTGATGGTTCTGGTAGCCAAGGCCGCTGGCGCTCGGGTGATCATCACGGGCACGGAAAAGGATCAGGAACGACTCGACCTTGCTGTTGGTATCGGTGCGGATTATGTGGTCCGGGTTGACAGGACCAATCTTTTCGATTTGGTGATGGATTTGACCGGCGGTCTGGGTGTCGATACGGCCATTGAATGCTCGGGTGTCTCTGCTGCGATAAGCGATTGTCTGGCCTGCGTGGCCAGAAGGGGCCAGATTGTTCAGATGGGCTTGTCCGGACGTCCGGTTGAAACGGTTATGGACCATCTGGCGCTAAAGGAAATCACTTTGAAAGGCTCTTTCGGCCATAACCATGAGACCTGGAACAAGGTTATCGATCTCTTGGAAAAGAAGAGGATTGATTTGAAACCGCTGGTGTCGGGTGAATTTCCCCTCGATAATTGGCAGGAAGCTTTCAGGCTATCAGAAGAGGGCAAAGGGATTAAATATCTGCTCTATCCCGCCGATTAG
- a CDS encoding aldehyde ferredoxin oxidoreductase family protein, translated as MKGFFNRILKIDVGEQSFSIQELTDQELGSGLGGKGLATRLLLENNPPGVDPFSPENSLIIALGPITDSPIYGSCRHGIYTKSPQTGLYAESYSGGKAAESISRTGYDALVIRGISKEPVFLEISDETVRFHPGQDLWGLDTYATEDAVLKRIGKKRIGQAADRAAALVIGPAGENLIRFSVIENDYWRSAGRTGTGAVMGSKKIKAMCFYGNRKRPLAFPDEAKAFVQEIMEKGKTDAGVANYRKMGTPMMVGVLNKAQAFPTQYWSKGVLEGWEAIGADSLHERCEVQPRACARCFIACGRLSRVKEGPHKGMTLEGPEYETIYAFGGLCLIKSIEDILYLNDICDRLGLDTITAGNLAGLTIEASKRGKIPEKIEYGDVPAIAALLKQIAYRQGPGAVLAEGIQTAAAEWGLEDIAIHVKGLEPAGYDPRVLKGVGLGYATSDRGACHLRATFYKPELSRMIDPDQIEGKAEMFIDFEDRLCLFDTLILCRFYRDLYPWSELSRIIHMSTGLNWGKAEIQKMTNRVISQCREFNLREGMTRDQDSLPPRFHKEALPESGKVITEDELNRLITDYYRLRGWE; from the coding sequence ATGAAAGGGTTTTTCAATCGTATCTTAAAAATTGACGTGGGTGAACAATCCTTTTCCATCCAGGAATTGACCGATCAGGAATTGGGATCGGGTTTGGGAGGTAAAGGCTTGGCCACCAGACTGTTGCTGGAAAATAATCCTCCCGGGGTGGACCCCTTTTCACCGGAAAACAGTCTGATCATAGCCCTTGGTCCGATTACCGACAGTCCGATTTATGGGTCCTGTCGTCACGGGATCTATACCAAGAGTCCCCAGACCGGGCTCTATGCCGAATCCTATTCCGGGGGCAAGGCGGCCGAAAGCATCAGCCGGACCGGGTATGATGCCCTGGTCATCCGGGGCATTTCCAAGGAGCCGGTCTTTTTGGAGATCAGCGATGAAACCGTGCGCTTTCATCCGGGACAGGATTTATGGGGCCTGGACACCTATGCCACGGAAGATGCGGTCCTAAAAAGGATCGGGAAAAAGAGGATAGGCCAAGCTGCGGACCGGGCCGCGGCCCTGGTGATCGGTCCAGCAGGGGAAAACCTGATCCGCTTTTCGGTGATCGAAAACGATTACTGGCGCTCGGCCGGCCGGACCGGAACCGGTGCGGTTATGGGCTCCAAAAAGATCAAGGCAATGTGTTTTTATGGAAACCGGAAACGACCCCTGGCCTTTCCGGATGAGGCCAAGGCCTTTGTCCAGGAGATTATGGAAAAGGGCAAGACCGATGCCGGGGTGGCCAATTACCGGAAAATGGGGACCCCCATGATGGTCGGGGTCTTAAATAAGGCCCAAGCCTTTCCGACCCAGTACTGGTCCAAAGGGGTTCTGGAGGGCTGGGAAGCCATTGGGGCGGACAGCCTCCATGAACGCTGTGAAGTCCAACCCCGGGCCTGCGCCCGCTGTTTTATCGCCTGTGGCCGCTTGAGCAGGGTCAAGGAAGGCCCCCATAAAGGAATGACGCTGGAAGGTCCTGAATATGAGACCATCTATGCCTTCGGTGGTTTGTGCCTCATCAAAAGCATCGAAGACATCCTGTATTTAAATGATATCTGCGACCGTCTCGGATTGGATACCATCACGGCCGGGAATCTGGCCGGACTGACGATTGAGGCCTCTAAGCGGGGAAAGATTCCGGAAAAAATAGAATACGGCGATGTGCCGGCCATTGCGGCCTTGCTGAAACAAATAGCTTATCGACAAGGCCCCGGGGCTGTTCTGGCCGAGGGGATCCAAACAGCCGCCGCCGAGTGGGGGCTGGAAGATATCGCCATTCATGTTAAAGGGCTGGAGCCGGCCGGTTATGACCCCCGGGTGCTCAAAGGCGTGGGCCTGGGCTATGCCACTTCGGACCGGGGGGCCTGCCATCTACGGGCCACTTTTTACAAACCCGAACTTTCCAGGATGATCGATCCGGATCAGATTGAAGGCAAGGCCGAAATGTTTATTGATTTTGAAGACCGGCTGTGCCTTTTTGACACCCTGATCCTCTGCCGTTTTTACCGGGACCTCTATCCCTGGTCGGAACTGTCCCGGATCATCCATATGTCCACAGGCCTGAATTGGGGTAAAGCCGAAATACAAAAAATGACCAACCGGGTGATCTCCCAGTGTCGGGAATTCAACCTGCGGGAAGGCATGACCCGGGACCAGGACTCACTGCCTCCCCGATTTCACAAAGAGGCCCTGCCGGAGAGCGGTAAAGTGATCACCGAAGACGAACTGAATCGTCTGATCACGGATTATTATCGATTGAGGGGGTGGGAATAG